Proteins from one Archocentrus centrarchus isolate MPI-CPG fArcCen1 chromosome 8, fArcCen1, whole genome shotgun sequence genomic window:
- the LOC115784868 gene encoding DELTA-sagatoxin-Srs1a-like — translation MSLTHRQCTIEIVNESSYTLCNPSVHIFSGGCDTPLPSRLRPHESGSALFSKTAHTACGSVGVFTYDLQHQSTHQADRKIAVMFSVPYDFNLYFNWHAVGVFDKKTACDESLYNEMYYNAQKGFIRGKANGPTLTYRHDHVTIKSTMTDTYEPILKVNVSNV, via the exons ATGTCACTAACACATCGCCAGTGCACCATCGAGATTGTGAATGAGAGCAGCTACACTCTGTGTAACCCCAG TGTGCACATCTTCAGCGGAGGCTGTGACACTCCTTTGCCATCAAGACTCCGCCCCCATGAATCTGGCAGCGCTCTGTTCTCCAAGACTGCTCACACAGCATGTGGATCTGTTGGCGTCTTCACCTACGACCTGCAGCATCAATCTACACACCAAGCTGACAGGAAAATTGCTGTCATGTTCTCTGTTCCTTATGACTTCAACCTTTACTTCAACTGGCATGCGGTCGGAGTCTTTGACAAGAAAACTGCCTGTGATGAAAGCCTGTACAATGAAATGTATTACAATGCACAGAAAGGGTTCATCAGGGGGAAAGCGAATGGCCCCACTCTGACATACAGGCATGATCATGTTACCATTAAATCAACCATGACAGACACTTATGAACCGATCCTGAAGGTCAATGTAAGCAACGTCTGA